In Mesotoga sp. Brook.08.105.5.1, one DNA window encodes the following:
- a CDS encoding nucleotidyl transferase AbiEii/AbiGii toxin family protein, with translation MLRSGKLSSKTLNLLNILESKLTDFYLAGGTALAMYYEHRVSFDLDFFTAQPYWPEVLLEYLKQFGVLVEKVRVQTGTLEAEIDGVRASFFEYHYALIEPFNKYGSLDVASVIDIAAMKLSAIAARAEKKDYFDLAEILKRESSERVLQAFVKKYGREVDLYHIVRAVAFFNDVEDSPDPLGAVLTWKEVKQSLKVKSKELFDVAKSLVRLDHN, from the coding sequence ATGCTTAGAAGCGGAAAACTCTCATCAAAGACGCTGAATCTTCTAAATATTCTTGAGAGTAAACTCACTGATTTTTATCTTGCAGGGGGCACGGCTCTGGCGATGTACTATGAACACCGTGTGAGTTTCGATCTGGATTTCTTTACAGCTCAGCCTTATTGGCCAGAAGTATTGCTGGAGTATTTGAAGCAGTTTGGTGTTTTGGTGGAGAAAGTAAGGGTTCAGACAGGGACCCTTGAAGCTGAAATTGACGGTGTTCGAGCAAGCTTTTTTGAATACCATTATGCACTAATTGAACCTTTCAACAAGTATGGGTCTCTGGATGTGGCTTCGGTAATCGATATCGCCGCCATGAAGCTTAGCGCTATCGCCGCAAGAGCAGAGAAAAAGGACTACTTTGATCTCGCAGAAATCCTGAAGAGAGAGTCTTCGGAAAGAGTTCTTCAAGCTTTTGTCAAGAAGTATGGTAGAGAAGTCGATCTGTACCATATAGTAAGGGCTGTAGCCTTTTTCAATGATGTAGAGGACTCCCCAGATCCATTAGGAGCAGTCCTTACCTGGAAAGAAGTCAAGCAATCTCTGAAAGTAAAAAGCAAAGAGCTATTCGATGTAGCGAAGAGCTTAGTTAGACTTGATCATAATTAA
- a CDS encoding ABC transporter ATP-binding protein yields MSSDNREKGRGHRGRGGGPMGPGMMRAGEKAKDFRGTLKKLVQYLKKYQILIIIVFCFAAAGALFSIMGPKILGTVTTEVFEGIMAKITGTGEGINFDSIARTMFILLGLYALSALFMYIQGWIMSGISAKVTYKFREEISHKINRLPLKYFDKSSQGDVLSRVTNDVDTISRTLNQSLSQIITSITTVVGVTIMMFTISWQLTLIALLILPVSMGLIAFVVKLSQRYFKKQQEYLGKVNGHVEEMYGGHVVVKAFNGEEKSIETFDKLNAELYDSAWKSQFLSGMMMPIMTFVGNLGYVLITIMGGWFAVRNMITVGDIQAFIQYVRSFTQPIAQIANIMNVFQQTAAAAERVFEFLEEEEEIPETTNPVKGVDHHGHVEFRNVRFGYVPEKTIIKNFSCEVDKGHNIAIVGPTGAGKTTIVKLLMRFYDVTSGEILLDGHNIKDYTRHDLRENFGMVLQDTWLYNASIWDNIKYGRLDATDEEVLAAAKAAHVESFIHTLPEGYNLVLNEEQSNISQGQKQLITIARAILADPKVLILDEATSSVDTRTEALIQQAMKNLMKNRTSFMIAHRLSTIRDADLILVMNEGDIVEQGTHKELLARGGFYAELYTSQFESDFVEAV; encoded by the coding sequence ATGAGTAGTGATAACAGAGAAAAGGGTAGAGGTCATCGAGGTCGCGGCGGAGGTCCGATGGGCCCCGGCATGATGCGTGCGGGAGAGAAAGCCAAAGACTTCAGAGGAACGCTGAAAAAACTCGTTCAATACCTTAAGAAGTACCAGATCCTGATAATCATAGTGTTCTGTTTCGCAGCGGCCGGCGCTCTTTTCTCCATCATGGGGCCAAAGATACTCGGCACGGTGACAACGGAAGTCTTCGAAGGAATAATGGCCAAGATCACCGGAACTGGCGAAGGAATAAACTTCGACTCGATAGCTAGAACCATGTTTATTCTTCTCGGACTGTACGCACTTAGCGCTCTGTTTATGTATATCCAGGGATGGATAATGTCGGGCATATCTGCGAAGGTCACATACAAATTCAGGGAGGAAATCTCCCATAAGATAAACAGGCTTCCCCTCAAATACTTCGACAAGAGCTCCCAGGGAGATGTCCTGTCAAGGGTAACCAACGACGTCGACACCATAAGCAGAACGCTAAACCAGAGTTTGAGCCAGATCATAACGTCCATCACGACAGTAGTCGGGGTCACCATAATGATGTTCACGATAAGCTGGCAGCTCACGCTGATAGCCTTGCTAATACTGCCTGTCTCGATGGGACTCATCGCCTTTGTGGTTAAGCTGTCTCAGAGATACTTCAAGAAGCAGCAAGAGTATCTCGGAAAGGTAAACGGCCACGTAGAGGAGATGTACGGTGGTCACGTCGTCGTAAAGGCCTTCAACGGAGAAGAGAAAAGCATAGAAACCTTCGACAAACTGAACGCTGAACTGTACGACTCCGCCTGGAAATCCCAGTTTCTCTCCGGTATGATGATGCCTATCATGACCTTTGTGGGCAATCTCGGATACGTCCTCATAACCATAATGGGTGGCTGGTTTGCCGTCAGAAATATGATCACGGTCGGTGACATCCAGGCCTTCATACAGTATGTGAGGTCGTTCACTCAGCCTATCGCTCAGATCGCCAATATCATGAACGTCTTCCAGCAGACGGCTGCGGCAGCAGAGAGAGTCTTTGAATTTCTGGAAGAGGAAGAGGAAATACCAGAGACAACGAACCCCGTCAAAGGGGTTGATCATCACGGCCACGTTGAGTTCAGAAATGTCAGATTCGGATACGTCCCGGAAAAGACAATCATAAAAAACTTCTCCTGCGAGGTAGACAAGGGACACAATATAGCCATCGTCGGACCCACGGGAGCGGGAAAAACGACAATCGTCAAACTCCTGATGCGCTTTTACGATGTCACCTCCGGAGAAATACTCCTGGACGGCCACAACATAAAAGACTACACCCGGCACGACCTGAGAGAAAACTTTGGAATGGTGCTCCAGGACACCTGGCTCTACAACGCCAGCATCTGGGACAACATAAAATACGGAAGGCTTGACGCAACAGATGAAGAAGTACTGGCAGCGGCTAAGGCTGCTCATGTCGAGTCATTCATTCACACCCTCCCCGAAGGCTACAACCTCGTGCTGAACGAAGAGCAGAGCAACATCTCGCAAGGCCAGAAGCAGCTGATAACGATAGCCCGGGCAATCCTGGCAGATCCAAAGGTCCTCATACTCGACGAAGCAACAAGTTCAGTCGACACAAGAACGGAAGCCCTGATACAGCAAGCCATGAAAAACCTTATGAAAAACAGGACAAGCTTCATGATTGCCCACAGACTATCAACAATAAGAGATGCCGACCTCATACTCGTCATGAACGAAGGCGACATCGTCGAACAGGGAACCCACAAAGAACTTCTTGCACGTGGTGGGTTCTACGCCGAGCTTTACACCAGTCAGTTCGAAAGCGACTTTGTAGAGGCTGTATAA
- a CDS encoding NAD-dependent epimerase/dehydratase family protein produces the protein MILVTGSTGHVGNLLVRELVNHGESVRAAALPGEDTSMIEQEGVEILHGDIRDREFVVRACEGIDTVYHLAALISIMPNMKKQVRSVNVGGTENVIHACKVQRVRRMIYTSSIHAFTELEPGSTIDENVPFNPARTSGVYGKSKAEAVLSVLTAAREGLDAVVLCPTGIIGPFDYKLSEMGNMIRLFASGKLRVGIDGSFDFVDVRDVVSSEIAASKVAKPGEVYILGGECVTIQELTDMLHHITGRKKTYTFLKSTSAYVLSALSTLYYMISKTKACFTPYTVHTLTRNYKYSHEKATKVLGHNPRKVPESLRDAVEWLSEYGTIKLR, from the coding sequence ATGATACTAGTAACCGGTTCTACGGGGCATGTAGGCAACCTTCTCGTCAGAGAGCTTGTCAACCACGGTGAAAGTGTGAGGGCTGCTGCTCTGCCCGGTGAAGACACCTCGATGATCGAGCAGGAGGGAGTGGAGATACTCCATGGCGATATACGCGACAGGGAGTTTGTGGTCAGAGCCTGTGAAGGAATCGATACAGTCTATCATCTTGCCGCGCTCATATCCATAATGCCCAACATGAAGAAACAGGTGAGAAGCGTCAACGTAGGCGGCACGGAAAACGTGATTCACGCGTGCAAGGTTCAGCGGGTGAGAAGGATGATCTATACAAGCTCTATTCATGCCTTCACCGAGCTGGAGCCGGGAAGCACAATAGATGAAAACGTGCCGTTCAATCCGGCCCGCACTAGCGGGGTCTACGGGAAATCCAAGGCCGAGGCCGTGCTGAGCGTACTAACTGCAGCCAGGGAAGGTCTGGACGCAGTCGTGCTCTGCCCTACGGGAATCATAGGACCTTTCGACTACAAGCTTTCCGAAATGGGAAACATGATAAGGCTCTTCGCAAGCGGTAAGTTGAGAGTCGGGATCGATGGCTCTTTCGACTTCGTCGATGTCCGCGATGTGGTGAGTTCGGAGATCGCAGCTTCGAAAGTGGCAAAGCCTGGCGAGGTCTACATTCTCGGCGGAGAGTGCGTAACGATACAGGAGCTTACGGACATGCTGCACCATATAACCGGTAGAAAGAAAACCTACACCTTCTTGAAAAGTACTAGCGCTTACGTCCTTTCGGCCCTGAGCACACTGTATTACATGATCTCGAAGACCAAAGCCTGTTTCACCCCTTATACAGTACACACACTCACCAGAAACTACAAATATTCTCACGAGAAAGCTACGAAAGTATTGGGCCACAATCCCAGAAAGGTCCCGGAATCGTTAAGGGACGCCGTCGAATGGCTATCCGAGTACGGCACGATAAAACTGCGGTGA
- a CDS encoding ABC transporter ATP-binding protein, with protein MLKLIRYLKPYTVFIIVAVALLFVQAMAELALPDYMSNIVNVGIQQGGIEDAIPEAISKEAFDNVSLFMSGEERQQVLSYYDLINKDSATYEENLKKYPLLESKDVYVLKSEEIEDRQALNLLFGKALMAYSGIKNGMTGAAGTFSPPDGFNIPEGANVFLLLRLMPEAQRLEMLSQVDSMVEVMGENIVNQSGALSVKEIYEELGVDTEKLQSGYVLRTGLVMVLVTLLSALSTIMVAFIASKIAAASARSMRRDVFEKVENFSNSEFARFSTASLITRTTNDITQIQLVIVLIIRMAFYAPIIGVGGVMRALEKSTSMSWIIALAVIIMLGLVGIVFVIALPKFKKMQKLIDRLNLVTREHLSGLMVVRAFNTQKFEEERFDSANKDFTRTNLFVNRVMVVMMPAMMFVMNGTMLLIVWVGAHQIEASTMQVGDMMAYIQYAMLIIFAFLMLTMMFIMIPRASVSAGRVSEILEVDPQIKDPKNPKKFGSDFKGTVEFKNVCYRFPGAEKNILNDISFTALPGQTTAIIGSTGSGKSTLLNMIPRFYDVCGGQVLVDGIDIREVNQHELREKIGYVPQKGVLFSGTIESNLRYANETASEEEIERAVEIAQADEFITAREEGYDAAISQGGANVSGGQKQRLSIARALLKKPKILLFDDSFSALDFKTDAALRRRLKQETGDSTMIIVGQRIATIKNADQILVLDEGNLVGIGKHRELMKSCQIYREIAQSQLSEAELA; from the coding sequence ATGCTCAAACTTATAAGATACCTTAAACCCTATACTGTCTTCATCATCGTTGCGGTGGCGCTGCTCTTTGTTCAGGCAATGGCAGAATTGGCCCTTCCAGATTACATGTCGAATATCGTAAACGTCGGTATTCAGCAGGGCGGTATCGAAGACGCTATTCCTGAGGCCATAAGCAAAGAGGCCTTCGATAATGTCTCGCTTTTCATGAGCGGAGAAGAGAGGCAACAAGTCCTGAGCTACTACGATCTTATAAACAAAGACTCGGCGACTTATGAAGAAAACCTCAAGAAGTACCCTTTGCTGGAGAGCAAAGATGTTTACGTCCTGAAAAGTGAAGAGATTGAAGACCGACAGGCTCTCAATCTGCTCTTCGGCAAAGCCCTCATGGCGTATTCTGGAATCAAGAACGGCATGACCGGGGCAGCTGGGACCTTTTCGCCCCCGGACGGCTTCAACATCCCCGAAGGTGCAAACGTCTTCCTGCTGCTGCGGCTCATGCCGGAGGCCCAGAGGCTCGAAATGCTAAGTCAGGTTGACAGCATGGTCGAAGTCATGGGTGAAAACATCGTCAACCAGTCGGGTGCACTTTCCGTGAAGGAAATCTACGAGGAGCTTGGCGTGGACACCGAAAAGTTGCAGAGCGGCTATGTGCTCCGCACCGGTTTAGTCATGGTTCTCGTGACCTTGCTTAGCGCGCTGAGTACCATCATGGTCGCCTTCATCGCCTCGAAGATAGCTGCCGCCTCGGCGAGATCGATGAGAAGAGACGTTTTCGAGAAAGTCGAAAACTTCTCGAACTCTGAATTTGCAAGATTCTCTACGGCTTCGCTCATAACTAGAACGACAAATGATATTACCCAGATACAGCTCGTGATTGTTCTCATAATTAGAATGGCATTCTACGCCCCAATCATTGGTGTCGGAGGAGTCATGAGGGCTCTCGAGAAGAGCACCTCCATGTCCTGGATCATAGCGCTCGCCGTCATCATAATGCTAGGCCTTGTGGGAATCGTGTTCGTCATAGCCCTTCCAAAATTCAAGAAGATGCAGAAGCTTATCGATAGGCTGAATCTCGTTACAAGGGAACACCTCTCCGGCCTCATGGTCGTCAGAGCCTTCAACACCCAGAAGTTTGAAGAAGAGAGATTCGACTCCGCGAACAAGGACTTCACAAGAACCAACCTATTCGTAAACCGGGTGATGGTAGTGATGATGCCGGCGATGATGTTTGTTATGAACGGGACCATGCTCCTCATCGTCTGGGTGGGCGCGCACCAGATAGAGGCTTCGACGATGCAGGTTGGAGACATGATGGCCTATATACAATACGCCATGTTGATCATCTTCGCCTTCCTCATGTTGACGATGATGTTCATCATGATCCCAAGGGCCTCCGTTTCGGCAGGTAGAGTCTCTGAAATCCTAGAGGTTGATCCCCAGATAAAAGACCCCAAGAACCCGAAGAAATTCGGCAGTGATTTCAAGGGAACTGTCGAGTTCAAAAACGTCTGCTACCGTTTCCCGGGAGCCGAGAAAAATATCCTGAACGACATAAGCTTCACAGCCCTTCCCGGACAGACGACGGCGATTATAGGCTCGACCGGCTCGGGAAAGTCGACTTTGCTGAACATGATACCGAGGTTCTACGATGTCTGCGGCGGCCAGGTGCTTGTTGACGGAATAGACATCCGGGAAGTGAACCAGCATGAACTGAGAGAAAAGATAGGCTACGTCCCCCAGAAGGGTGTACTCTTCAGCGGAACCATAGAATCCAACCTGAGATATGCCAATGAGACGGCCTCTGAAGAAGAAATTGAAAGGGCTGTCGAAATCGCCCAGGCCGACGAATTCATAACCGCGAGAGAAGAAGGATATGACGCAGCCATTTCCCAGGGTGGCGCGAACGTATCTGGAGGGCAGAAGCAGAGGCTTTCCATAGCTAGGGCGCTGCTGAAGAAACCGAAAATACTCCTCTTCGATGACAGCTTCTCTGCACTTGACTTCAAGACAGACGCTGCGCTGAGAAGAAGACTGAAGCAGGAAACGGGAGATAGCACGATGATAATAGTCGGCCAGAGAATTGCGACGATAAAAAACGCCGATCAGATACTTGTTCTTGACGAGGGCAACCTTGTTGGAATCGGCAAGCACCGCGAACTGATGAAAAGCTGTCAGATATACAGAGAGATCGCACAATCACAGCTTTCAGAGGCAGAATTAGCATGA
- a CDS encoding MarR family transcriptional regulator, with amino-acid sequence MNAEGEGISPEKILESVFDLVRNFTKFFSFTIEAEEMKTIELYILLFVALKGPRSMSSLAKEYSMTKSNITVLVDDMENKGYLARVRSEEDRRVIMITLTERGKAFFESFLANFSKLISTFIKKVGSEDLAIITEGFERITRIVIDEELVNSDEGSRVDKS; translated from the coding sequence ATGAATGCAGAAGGCGAGGGAATAAGTCCTGAAAAGATACTTGAGTCTGTGTTTGATCTGGTCAGGAACTTCACAAAGTTCTTTTCTTTCACCATAGAGGCCGAAGAGATGAAGACAATCGAGCTCTATATCCTTTTGTTTGTTGCGCTCAAAGGGCCCCGGAGCATGTCCTCACTTGCGAAGGAGTACTCGATGACAAAGAGCAATATCACCGTTCTTGTGGACGATATGGAGAACAAGGGCTATCTTGCCCGTGTCCGTTCTGAAGAAGATAGACGGGTGATAATGATTACACTAACCGAGCGTGGCAAGGCTTTCTTTGAAAGCTTTTTGGCGAACTTTTCCAAGTTGATCTCCACGTTCATAAAGAAAGTTGGTTCCGAAGACCTTGCGATAATCACCGAAGGGTTCGAAAGAATCACTCGGATCGTCATAGACGAAGAACTCGTGAATTCCGATGAAGGGAGCAGAGTTGATAAGTCATGA